The Candidatus Bathyarchaeia archaeon genome has a segment encoding these proteins:
- a CDS encoding sugar phosphate isomerase/epimerase, with product MKVVQYCRKVGIDEVCLTCSSIEGYDEKGYVDFDCLKAYKSSLEKFGIKLRSMVITNGPSQNALLGEPSSKEERENLSLTIENLGKAEIEVAVLYPLVERPINKLRREERWRKIIKFYDFLVDSAERFKVKLANHAFYHPWSMIRNVKTLCRLLGEAPSPYHGVTYCPGLYQMGDDPYEAIITFDKKIFSAHARNLKKMWPHPRFEEVSLEKGDVDIAKILRLLKNRRI from the coding sequence ATGAAAGTAGTTCAATATTGTCGCAAAGTCGGGATTGACGAAGTATGTTTGACTTGCTCATCTATTGAAGGCTATGATGAAAAGGGTTATGTAGACTTTGATTGCCTAAAAGCATATAAAAGTAGTCTTGAGAAGTTCGGAATTAAGCTAAGATCAATGGTTATCACTAACGGCCCTAGCCAGAACGCGCTTCTAGGTGAGCCTAGCTCAAAAGAGGAGCGGGAAAACCTTTCCTTAACAATAGAGAATCTAGGTAAAGCGGAGATAGAGGTTGCGGTTTTATATCCCTTGGTCGAGAGACCCATCAACAAGCTTAGAAGGGAAGAGCGCTGGAGGAAGATTATTAAGTTTTACGATTTTTTAGTTGATTCTGCTGAAAGATTTAAAGTTAAACTGGCAAACCACGCCTTTTATCATCCATGGAGCATGATAAGAAACGTAAAAACCTTGTGTAGACTTTTAGGAGAAGCCCCAAGCCCATATCACGGGGTCACATATTGTCCAGGGTTATATCAGATGGGAGATGACCCCTACGAAGCCATAATAACCTTCGATAAGAAAATATTCTCTGCCCACGCAAGAAACCTCAAGAAAATGTGGCCCCATCCTCGATTTGAAGAGGTCTCTTTGGAAAAAGGAGACGTAGATATAGCCAAGATTTTAAGGCTTTTAAAAAATCGTAGGATATAA
- a CDS encoding DUF362 domain-containing protein: protein MIYCRLRSSGGGRESMVVKVGVIGCGAALEKHHLPAIRDLPGVKVKALADVNERRIEKVVRKFGLRDVETYTDHRQLLKCANIDAVWILTPPETHAHMIIDAIGHGKHVLCEKPIAMSTKEAKLVKDALEQNIWSRRLILMPAHNFIFTPCFEGAVEYVKREGLIGEVKEIYGRAISNLLFYKAVTDFRLRAKGGVAEDLLPHVIYLSQDLCGRVERIRFVSPHSEGQSITEDIDVEVEFDGGAKGVLSAAWSSSIPYFKFSIKGSSGSIFMDLLRTPFTLTLVKDGEKKTIHFGRRFTQYLDVLVGNHPSYRNEHAHFVNVIEGLEELRVNVDDGLNLSRTLELIVDAIEERPKVTVRHNERVSIVKFDGNLEASVRRAIELLGGLNVPRDAKVVIKPNVCFWKNTNGMIITDPRLLEAVLKIVKERTSRITVVESDNNSGTAEKRLEKSGVMDIVKRCKVEFMNLSRDECEEHEVAGFKLHVPKTVLNADFLINLPKIKTCNVANTVISISMKNMFGVLSDRRKTVFHKNLLDVLLHLNKIIRQDLIIVDGIIGMEGLGPVWGNPVNLNLIIAGFNPVTVDAVCCKIMGINPYSVSLLWKAYKTGMGEIDVNRVEILGEKIENVEKRFSRPTLMMDNIVGLIRSTLKTYF from the coding sequence ATGATTTACTGTAGGCTGAGGTCTTCTGGCGGTGGAAGAGAATCCATGGTTGTTAAGGTCGGCGTAATAGGGTGCGGCGCAGCTCTAGAGAAACACCATCTGCCAGCTATCCGTGATCTTCCGGGGGTTAAAGTCAAGGCTCTGGCCGACGTTAATGAGAGGCGCATTGAGAAAGTTGTGCGGAAATTTGGATTAAGGGATGTGGAGACCTACACAGATCACCGTCAGCTCCTAAAGTGCGCCAATATCGACGCTGTATGGATATTGACGCCCCCGGAGACCCACGCCCATATGATCATAGACGCTATAGGTCATGGCAAGCACGTTTTATGCGAGAAGCCCATAGCTATGTCTACTAAAGAAGCAAAGCTCGTTAAGGATGCGTTGGAGCAAAATATTTGGAGCAGGCGCTTAATTCTCATGCCGGCCCACAACTTCATATTCACGCCGTGCTTTGAGGGAGCTGTCGAATATGTTAAGAGGGAGGGTTTAATAGGCGAAGTAAAAGAGATTTATGGTAGAGCTATATCAAATCTGCTGTTCTATAAAGCGGTTACAGACTTCCGTCTGCGGGCTAAGGGCGGCGTAGCTGAGGATCTGCTCCCCCATGTGATCTATCTGTCTCAAGACCTATGTGGGCGGGTCGAGAGAATCAGGTTTGTTAGCCCACACTCTGAAGGGCAATCGATAACTGAGGATATAGACGTCGAGGTTGAGTTCGACGGCGGCGCTAAAGGGGTTCTCTCAGCGGCATGGTCTTCCAGCATTCCCTATTTCAAGTTCAGTATAAAGGGCAGTTCAGGATCCATATTTATGGATTTGCTTAGAACACCCTTCACGTTAACATTGGTTAAAGATGGTGAAAAAAAGACTATTCATTTTGGGCGACGCTTCACTCAATACTTGGATGTTCTGGTAGGCAATCATCCATCGTATAGAAATGAGCATGCGCATTTCGTTAATGTGATCGAAGGACTAGAGGAATTGAGAGTTAATGTAGATGATGGATTAAACCTTAGTAGAACGCTGGAGCTGATAGTTGACGCTATTGAGGAGAGACCGAAAGTCACCGTAAGGCATAATGAAAGGGTTTCTATTGTTAAGTTCGATGGCAATTTAGAGGCCTCTGTTAGACGCGCCATTGAGCTTCTAGGGGGTCTAAATGTTCCCAGAGATGCCAAAGTTGTTATTAAACCTAATGTCTGTTTTTGGAAGAATACAAATGGAATGATTATAACCGATCCACGCCTGCTAGAGGCGGTTTTAAAAATCGTTAAGGAAAGAACTAGTAGGATTACTGTCGTAGAGTCTGATAATAATTCGGGGACAGCTGAAAAAAGATTGGAGAAAAGCGGCGTTATGGATATTGTGAAGCGATGTAAGGTTGAATTTATGAATTTGAGCCGCGATGAATGTGAAGAACATGAGGTCGCCGGTTTTAAACTGCATGTGCCGAAAACCGTTTTAAACGCCGACTTCCTCATCAATCTTCCGAAAATTAAAACATGTAACGTCGCCAACACTGTTATCTCAATATCCATGAAGAACATGTTCGGCGTACTTTCTGATCGAAGAAAAACAGTTTTCCATAAAAATCTATTGGACGTGCTGCTCCATCTGAATAAAATTATTCGCCAGGATCTAATAATAGTTGACGGAATAATTGGCATGGAGGGGCTCGGTCCAGTTTGGGGCAACCCGGTCAACCTTAACCTTATAATTGCTGGTTTTAACCCAGTAACCGTCGATGCAGTATGCTGTAAGATCATGGGCATTAACCCATATTCCGTCAGTCTCCTGTGGAAGGCATATAAAACGGGCATGGGAGAGATAGACGTTAATAGAGTTGAGATTTTAGGCGAAAAGATTGAAAATGTTGAAAAAAGATTTTCTCGACCCACTCTGATGATGGACAATATAGTTGGCTTGATTAGATCGACTCTGAAAACGTATTTTTGA
- a CDS encoding amidohydrolase, whose product MSDPKRAAFEWIRENEEKIADISDKIWEYAELGLMEYRSSRLLSDELEKHGFKVNRGVAEMPTAFIASYGEGKPVIGIIGEYDALPGLSQKKVPYREPLAPGKPGHGCGHNIYGASGVAAAISIRYAMEKGKLQGTIRFYGCPAEENFGGKVFMVREGLFNDVDAAIGHHPGSMNRVSLASSLAFNSVRFHFHGKASHACTSPERGRSALDAVELMNIGVNYLREHIIQDARIHYIIERGGDQPNVVPAYARSWYYVRAPEREHLDEIYEWILDIARGAAMMTRTKLEIEFIQGCYNLIPNKTMAEIIIRNMREIGTPEYNQDELRFAEEISKTISREEKIAQLKASKRPNWERLVDKLIDDEVSDPLGEGEISHGSTDLADVSWQTPTVEFSTSAWVLGTPGHSWQAVAQSGVGLGHKSAIFAAKVMAATVLDLLTKKDLLAEAKEEHRRRIGEKKYRSPLPADCKPPIHFWEEK is encoded by the coding sequence ATGTCTGACCCAAAGAGGGCAGCTTTTGAGTGGATTAGGGAAAACGAAGAGAAAATAGCCGATATAAGCGATAAGATTTGGGAGTACGCTGAACTTGGCTTAATGGAATATAGATCCTCTAGACTTCTGTCCGACGAGCTCGAGAAGCATGGCTTTAAAGTTAATCGGGGGGTCGCTGAGATGCCGACAGCTTTTATAGCGAGCTACGGTGAAGGCAAACCGGTAATAGGAATAATAGGCGAATACGATGCTTTACCGGGCTTATCCCAAAAGAAGGTTCCTTATCGGGAACCATTAGCTCCGGGAAAACCCGGCCATGGATGCGGCCACAATATTTATGGGGCAAGCGGGGTAGCCGCAGCCATATCTATCAGATACGCTATGGAAAAGGGTAAGCTGCAGGGAACAATTAGATTTTATGGTTGCCCGGCCGAGGAGAATTTCGGTGGAAAGGTTTTCATGGTTAGAGAAGGGCTCTTTAATGATGTGGATGCCGCGATCGGGCATCATCCGGGATCCATGAATAGAGTTTCATTAGCGAGCTCCCTAGCTTTTAACTCAGTTAGATTTCATTTCCATGGTAAGGCCTCACATGCTTGCACGTCCCCTGAGCGTGGTAGAAGTGCCTTAGATGCCGTGGAGTTAATGAATATTGGTGTAAACTATCTGAGGGAACATATAATTCAGGACGCAAGGATACACTATATTATTGAGAGGGGCGGTGATCAGCCCAACGTTGTGCCAGCCTATGCTAGAAGCTGGTACTATGTGCGGGCGCCTGAGAGAGAACATCTAGATGAAATATATGAGTGGATTCTTGATATAGCGAGAGGAGCCGCCATGATGACTAGGACAAAGTTGGAGATAGAGTTTATTCAAGGCTGCTATAATCTGATACCGAACAAGACTATGGCGGAAATAATTATTCGAAACATGCGGGAGATAGGCACACCAGAGTATAATCAAGACGAATTAAGATTTGCGGAGGAGATATCAAAAACTATTTCAAGGGAGGAGAAGATAGCGCAGTTGAAGGCGTCTAAGCGGCCAAATTGGGAGAGGCTAGTAGACAAGCTAATTGACGACGAGGTTTCAGATCCGTTAGGCGAGGGAGAAATATCCCACGGAAGCACAGATCTCGCAGATGTAAGCTGGCAGACCCCTACGGTTGAGTTTAGCACATCTGCCTGGGTTTTAGGTACACCGGGGCACTCTTGGCAAGCTGTGGCTCAAAGCGGGGTTGGCTTAGGTCATAAATCGGCCATTTTCGCGGCGAAAGTTATGGCCGCCACAGTATTGGATCTGCTGACAAAGAAGGATTTGCTTGCTGAGGCAAAAGAAGAGCACAGGAGAAGAATTGGGGAAAAGAAATATAGGTCTCCCTTGCCAGCCGATTGTAAGCCGCCGATACATTTTTGGGAGGAAAAATAG
- a CDS encoding helix-turn-helix domain-containing protein — translation MSADEAELLLQNYGLTGIQSRIFVYLTRAGASSIGMLSRALKTNRMNIYRNLKKMQNMGLVNVLPGRPTRFSAIPVRDALDILISMAREKVSELESKYQQVLDAFSKFSEGQEEYTLETKVRIYGGRRRIYSVIMDMLESSEKEVCLLMAPDDLMRLLFFGVDEILRKLRAKAVEVKILTNVADKETAAILRDYMKYAKIKHSDMRIKTRFIVVDGRISLTSLSIDDSTGLDSDVESGLWTDSPHYIQSIKTFFDIIWRSSPDLSLVLQYLKRGGQVERMLLLNSVEETREYLTRTLTSAKDEVLMYLRRIRCPLLPENFVEALKEIKRRGAKIKILTSLEEEDFDLSEIFEAAEIRHINAAFAGVNFVTSDRSEILVCILADSMDTRGGTGLINCLWSNHAGFARTLSEIFANMWSRAVSSEARFTKIRFLRAIKNMPHVLKPMAEERGWLLEAPAMVAGESGLRQKFDLALKRKRGQEDLIVADVFEGNGELALRIVTLHAKAIDVKAKRKVLIIPEKYSLSHEEMEMATIYSIDVVSGLDADEISKKIAEIISKIT, via the coding sequence ATGTCAGCTGATGAGGCGGAGCTCTTACTTCAAAACTATGGTTTAACGGGCATACAATCTCGAATATTCGTCTATCTGACAAGGGCAGGGGCAAGCAGCATCGGCATGCTTTCAAGAGCATTAAAAACTAATCGAATGAACATTTATCGAAACCTTAAAAAGATGCAGAATATGGGTTTAGTCAACGTCTTACCGGGAAGACCCACGAGGTTCTCCGCCATTCCAGTTAGAGACGCCCTTGACATACTGATCTCCATGGCGAGAGAAAAGGTTTCCGAGTTAGAGAGTAAATATCAGCAGGTTTTAGACGCATTCTCTAAGTTCTCTGAGGGGCAGGAAGAGTATACTTTGGAGACAAAAGTTAGAATTTACGGTGGCAGAAGAAGAATTTACTCCGTTATAATGGATATGCTTGAGAGCAGCGAGAAAGAAGTTTGTCTCCTAATGGCGCCAGACGATTTAATGCGCCTACTATTTTTCGGAGTTGACGAAATATTAAGAAAACTGCGCGCTAAAGCAGTTGAGGTTAAAATTCTCACAAATGTCGCAGATAAAGAAACTGCAGCAATCCTAAGAGATTACATGAAATACGCTAAAATAAAGCATTCAGACATGCGGATAAAAACGCGTTTTATTGTAGTTGACGGAAGGATTTCTTTAACGTCGCTGTCAATAGATGACTCTACAGGGCTGGATTCTGACGTCGAGTCCGGTCTATGGACTGATTCCCCCCACTATATTCAATCAATAAAAACTTTCTTCGACATAATCTGGCGTAGCTCTCCAGATCTATCCCTAGTACTCCAGTACTTGAAAAGAGGAGGACAGGTGGAGAGGATGCTATTACTCAACAGCGTTGAAGAAACACGTGAATATTTAACTAGAACCTTGACTAGCGCTAAAGACGAGGTGTTAATGTACCTTAGGCGCATAAGATGCCCTCTTTTACCAGAAAACTTTGTTGAAGCCTTGAAGGAGATAAAGAGGCGTGGAGCGAAAATAAAGATATTGACCTCTCTAGAGGAAGAGGATTTTGATTTAAGTGAGATATTTGAAGCTGCGGAGATTAGGCATATTAATGCGGCGTTTGCTGGCGTAAACTTTGTAACATCAGATAGAAGCGAAATTCTTGTATGTATACTGGCAGATAGCATGGATACGCGTGGCGGCACCGGATTAATCAATTGCTTATGGTCAAACCACGCGGGCTTCGCACGTACATTAAGCGAAATCTTCGCAAACATGTGGTCTAGAGCCGTCAGCTCGGAGGCAAGGTTCACTAAGATACGATTTCTACGGGCGATAAAAAACATGCCACATGTTTTGAAGCCCATGGCTGAGGAAAGAGGATGGCTGCTTGAAGCCCCAGCTATGGTTGCGGGCGAGTCGGGTTTAAGACAGAAATTCGACTTAGCCTTAAAGAGAAAGAGGGGTCAGGAAGATCTTATTGTAGCAGATGTTTTTGAGGGTAACGGGGAACTCGCATTGAGGATCGTGACCCTTCATGCTAAAGCTATTGATGTCAAAGCCAAACGGAAAGTTCTCATTATCCCGGAAAAATATTCGTTGAGCCACGAAGAAATGGAGATGGCTACGATTTACAGCATAGACGTGGTAAGTGGGTTAGATGCCGATGAGATAAGTAAGAAAATTGCTGAAATAATAAGCAAAATAACATGA
- a CDS encoding 50S ribosomal protein L38e has translation MPAEIFDVEKFVELSEKADHCRVKRLKDVVKLKLRTPKMLYTLKVDPSKAEEILKRIKCEVREV, from the coding sequence ATGCCGGCTGAAATCTTTGATGTGGAGAAGTTTGTGGAGTTATCTGAAAAGGCCGATCATTGCAGAGTTAAAAGGTTAAAAGATGTTGTGAAGCTTAAGCTTCGGACTCCCAAGATGCTCTACACGTTAAAGGTTGATCCATCTAAAGCTGAAGAGATACTTAAGAGAATTAAATGTGAGGTAAGAGAGGTCTAA
- a CDS encoding MBL fold metallo-hydrolase — translation MRIADNIYLVECPWSRPGYFVSSCVIARKNIIIVDAGVEETPKIAIYPYIGNLGRKSSEISHLLLTHAHFDHCGGAAPLKEETKCRLGVHEFGEPFLREPNPLINQLSKRFPTLFSKGEAAFKPASADILFKDNDLIDIDGVRLRILHTPGHSVCSSCIIEEEEGVYICGDSAQGRGENRPLLFHSSVEYIESMHRLLKEPVKTLVIGHPFPPFGKAVLRGEEAKEHVRQSLRAIEDLNRLVLETLKSLAKPVSLRHLYEKIGVSQPVTVGCVLEDLEREGIVERVDVDLWALSV, via the coding sequence ATGAGAATTGCAGACAATATATATCTTGTTGAGTGCCCCTGGTCAAGGCCCGGATATTTTGTTAGTTCTTGCGTTATAGCTAGGAAGAATATAATTATCGTTGACGCTGGGGTTGAGGAAACTCCAAAAATTGCCATATATCCATATATTGGAAACTTAGGAAGAAAATCTTCTGAAATTTCCCATCTACTGCTTACGCATGCCCATTTTGACCACTGCGGTGGAGCCGCCCCGCTGAAAGAGGAAACGAAATGTCGTCTCGGCGTTCACGAGTTTGGAGAACCGTTTCTTAGAGAGCCGAATCCCCTCATCAACCAGCTTAGTAAAAGGTTTCCAACCCTATTCTCCAAAGGAGAAGCTGCGTTTAAGCCTGCCAGCGCGGATATCTTGTTCAAGGATAATGATTTAATTGATATTGATGGGGTTCGCCTCAGAATTCTTCATACGCCGGGGCATTCAGTTTGCTCATCATGCATAATTGAGGAGGAAGAGGGCGTCTATATATGTGGTGATTCCGCTCAAGGACGTGGAGAGAATAGGCCATTACTCTTCCATAGCTCAGTAGAATACATAGAGTCGATGCATCGGCTTCTAAAGGAACCGGTGAAAACTTTAGTTATCGGCCATCCATTTCCACCCTTCGGTAAGGCTGTGCTCAGAGGGGAGGAAGCCAAGGAACACGTTCGCCAAAGTCTAAGGGCTATTGAAGACCTCAACCGCTTGGTTCTGGAGACCCTTAAAAGTCTCGCGAAGCCAGTGAGCCTAAGACATCTTTACGAAAAGATTGGCGTATCACAGCCTGTCACTGTAGGATGCGTTCTAGAGGATCTGGAAAGGGAAGGGATTGTTGAAAGGGTAGATGTAGATCTATGGGCTTTATCGGTTTAA
- a CDS encoding winged helix-turn-helix domain-containing protein: MIETASLHVWNAVKRRSKMEIYMDVLKIINHGVNKPTRIMYAANISWKNLTDILSDLEKRGLIRRRIVGDRSVVLITERGKDLLRTFESVSAELAFINR, translated from the coding sequence GTGATAGAAACAGCGTCCCTCCATGTTTGGAATGCCGTCAAGCGTAGAAGCAAAATGGAGATTTACATGGATGTTTTAAAGATTATTAATCATGGCGTCAATAAGCCAACTAGGATTATGTATGCAGCGAACATATCTTGGAAGAACCTCACGGATATCCTTAGCGATCTCGAGAAGCGGGGATTAATTAGGCGTAGAATAGTGGGCGACCGCTCAGTGGTTCTCATAACTGAGAGGGGCAAAGACCTTTTAAGAACATTTGAAAGCGTGTCAGCCGAACTAGCGTTCATAAATCGATAG
- a CDS encoding serine/threonine protein kinase translates to MCLVVSLRDLKSAKYGQVICYPRYDSGEVEKRITDMENLGVKSLCFTGGKSVTNLPVLGKGCTGIVILAILEDDSKAALKISRVDSEAGRISHEARMLQIANSVGVGPRILGYTDRLLLMEYIEGKPILEWIRDLCGGEASLRLRNVLKDILEQCWRLDSVGLDHGELSRADKHIIVDEGDRAHIVDFETASDKRRPSNVTSVSQYLFIRSPVAGVFGEKAGQINMETFIQALRRYKEKRSRENFETILNVLNFMRV, encoded by the coding sequence ATGTGCCTAGTGGTTTCTTTAAGGGATCTTAAGAGCGCTAAATATGGGCAGGTTATATGCTATCCTCGCTACGATAGTGGAGAGGTCGAAAAGAGAATTACTGACATGGAGAACCTCGGCGTAAAATCTCTCTGCTTCACGGGTGGAAAAAGCGTTACAAATCTACCGGTTTTAGGTAAGGGGTGTACGGGTATAGTTATCCTCGCGATTCTTGAAGATGACAGCAAGGCCGCCCTAAAAATCAGCAGGGTTGATTCTGAAGCGGGTAGGATCAGTCATGAGGCGAGGATGCTTCAGATCGCTAATAGCGTTGGCGTTGGACCTAGAATTTTAGGTTACACAGATAGGCTTCTCTTAATGGAGTATATTGAAGGTAAACCTATCTTGGAGTGGATCAGAGATCTATGCGGGGGAGAAGCGTCCCTAAGACTTAGAAATGTGCTGAAAGATATTCTTGAGCAATGCTGGAGACTCGATTCGGTAGGTTTAGACCACGGGGAACTTAGCCGGGCCGATAAGCATATAATAGTTGATGAAGGGGACAGGGCACATATAGTGGACTTTGAAACGGCGAGCGACAAGAGGAGACCTTCAAATGTGACGTCGGTAAGCCAGTACCTCTTTATTAGAAGCCCCGTCGCTGGGGTATTCGGCGAGAAAGCGGGACAAATAAATATGGAGACGTTTATTCAGGCCCTAAGAAGATATAAGGAGAAACGCTCTAGAGAAAACTTCGAGACGATCTTAAACGTTTTAAACTTTATGAGAGTGTGA
- a CDS encoding glycoside hydrolase family 3 N-terminal domain-containing protein gives MTLEEKIAQLCSVWASEILEDGRFSREKAKEVISRGIGQITRLAGSRESPKDPAKIAEAANDIQRFLIKETRLGIPAIIHEECLSGLMAHGATTFPQAIGLASTWNPNLVQKVTAAIRRQMRSIGAHQGLAPVLDVARDPRWGRTEETFGEDQYLVASIGVAYIKGLQGDDLSSGVIATPKHFAAHGFPEGGRNCAPVHVSPRELREVFLFPFEAAVRVAGAYSLMNAYHDIDGVPCAASRELLTETLRYKWGFRGYVVSDYGAIEMLKTFHHVAADEKEAAVQALEAGIDIELPRTKCYGEPLLNAVKEGIISEALIDEAVFRVLRAKFLLGLFDNPYVGVGETSKAFDTPEDRALALEAARESIILLKNDGVLPLRKDLRAIAVVGPNADTTRGLLGDYSYTLHLGCEEDAVKIVSILEAIKNKVSPQTSVYFARGCDIYDPSKEGFKEALDVASKSDVIVAVMGERSGIFRLPAVTGEGRDQASLSLPGVQEDLLEELGKLGKPLILVLVNGRPLSIRRAAETASAVIEAWFPGEEGGTAIADALFGDYNPGGKLPISIPQDTGQIPVYYGRKASSFRDYVFMSAKPLFPFGHGLSYTKFEYSSLRIEPEEVGPAGKISIAFEVKNVGDRVGDEVVQLYIHDEVASVARPIKELKGFKRLTLNPGEKREVVFTLFTDQLAFYDRYMRLIVEPGAYNVMIGSSSEDIRLTGKFRVVGETRILSSINRIFSEVVVR, from the coding sequence ATGACTCTTGAGGAGAAGATTGCGCAGCTATGTTCTGTTTGGGCCTCTGAGATCCTAGAGGACGGCAGGTTTTCCCGCGAAAAGGCTAAGGAAGTTATTAGTAGAGGCATTGGGCAAATCACGCGTTTAGCTGGGAGCCGTGAGTCCCCCAAAGACCCCGCTAAAATAGCGGAGGCTGCCAACGATATCCAGAGGTTTTTGATTAAGGAGACTAGGCTGGGCATACCGGCGATAATACATGAGGAGTGTTTAAGCGGGTTAATGGCTCATGGTGCAACAACGTTTCCGCAGGCGATTGGATTAGCGAGCACGTGGAACCCGAATCTTGTCCAAAAGGTTACTGCCGCCATAAGAAGACAGATGAGATCTATTGGAGCCCATCAGGGGCTTGCCCCAGTTCTCGACGTGGCTAGAGACCCACGGTGGGGTAGAACCGAGGAGACTTTCGGGGAAGATCAATATTTAGTTGCCAGCATCGGCGTAGCGTATATTAAGGGGCTTCAGGGCGACGATCTGTCTTCAGGCGTTATAGCCACGCCGAAACACTTTGCCGCACATGGTTTTCCGGAAGGTGGAAGAAACTGCGCGCCTGTTCATGTTTCTCCGAGAGAATTGAGGGAAGTGTTCCTCTTTCCTTTTGAGGCGGCCGTAAGGGTGGCCGGAGCCTACTCGCTCATGAACGCCTACCACGATATTGACGGTGTGCCGTGCGCCGCGTCGAGAGAGCTTTTAACCGAGACTCTCAGGTATAAATGGGGTTTTAGGGGATACGTGGTCTCAGATTATGGCGCCATAGAGATGCTTAAAACGTTTCATCATGTCGCCGCGGACGAGAAAGAGGCTGCTGTACAGGCGCTTGAGGCCGGCATAGACATAGAGCTGCCAAGAACAAAGTGTTATGGTGAACCATTACTCAACGCCGTCAAAGAAGGCATTATTTCAGAGGCCCTGATAGATGAGGCTGTTTTCCGGGTTTTAAGAGCTAAGTTCCTTCTAGGGCTATTCGACAACCCTTATGTTGGCGTCGGGGAGACTTCGAAAGCCTTTGATACGCCTGAGGACAGGGCTTTAGCGTTGGAGGCTGCCAGAGAATCTATAATTCTGCTTAAAAATGATGGTGTTCTTCCCTTAAGAAAGGATTTGAGGGCTATAGCTGTTGTAGGCCCCAACGCTGATACGACAAGGGGGCTTTTGGGCGACTACAGCTATACGCTGCATTTAGGTTGTGAGGAAGATGCGGTTAAAATAGTTAGCATCCTAGAGGCAATTAAAAATAAGGTTTCGCCGCAGACCTCAGTGTACTTTGCTAGAGGCTGCGACATATACGATCCCTCAAAAGAAGGGTTTAAAGAAGCCCTAGACGTTGCTTCAAAATCAGACGTTATAGTGGCGGTTATGGGGGAGAGATCAGGAATATTCCGGCTCCCAGCCGTAACCGGTGAAGGCAGGGATCAAGCAAGCCTTTCATTGCCAGGCGTTCAGGAGGATCTCCTCGAGGAGCTGGGAAAACTCGGTAAACCATTAATACTGGTTCTAGTGAACGGTAGGCCATTATCCATAAGGCGAGCCGCCGAAACCGCGTCAGCTGTAATTGAAGCTTGGTTCCCGGGAGAGGAGGGTGGAACGGCTATAGCTGATGCCCTTTTCGGAGACTATAATCCCGGCGGAAAACTACCCATAAGCATTCCACAGGACACTGGCCAGATACCAGTTTACTACGGTAGGAAGGCTTCATCCTTCAGAGACTATGTTTTCATGAGCGCAAAGCCGCTCTTCCCATTTGGGCATGGATTAAGCTACACTAAGTTTGAGTATTCATCTCTAAGAATAGAGCCGGAGGAGGTTGGGCCAGCGGGTAAGATTTCAATTGCTTTTGAAGTCAAGAACGTTGGCGATCGGGTAGGAGACGAGGTCGTACAATTATATATTCATGATGAAGTCGCCTCGGTGGCTAGACCCATAAAAGAGTTAAAGGGCTTTAAGAGGCTAACGCTTAACCCTGGAGAAAAGCGAGAAGTCGTGTTTACGCTTTTCACGGATCAATTGGCCTTCTATGACCGCTATATGAGGCTTATAGTTGAGCCTGGAGCCTACAATGTTATGATTGGAAGCTCCTCTGAGGATATAAGGTTAACTGGCAAGTTCAGGGTTGTCGGGGAGACGAGAATTCTATCGTCCATAAACAGAATCTTCAGCGAAGTTGTTGTCCGATAA
- a CDS encoding DUF4364 family protein gives MFMGRAYRSKYDIIADMLEAAMNGAKKTRIMHIANVNYHSFRKYFNMLLEDGLIAEIKDANGETIYRTTEAGIEHLKMFSRFLNRMKKTSEKNDF, from the coding sequence ATGTTTATGGGGCGGGCTTATAGAAGCAAGTATGATATTATTGCTGACATGCTTGAAGCCGCCATGAATGGCGCCAAGAAAACGCGGATAATGCATATAGCTAACGTTAATTACCATAGTTTCCGCAAGTACTTTAACATGCTTCTAGAAGATGGTTTGATTGCGGAGATCAAAGATGCTAACGGCGAAACAATTTACAGGACGACAGAAGCCGGCATAGAGCATTTAAAGATGTTTTCACGTTTTTTAAACCGCATGAAGAAGACGTCTGAAAAGAACGACTTTTAA